One window of Panulirus ornatus isolate Po-2019 chromosome 13, ASM3632096v1, whole genome shotgun sequence genomic DNA carries:
- the LOC139752755 gene encoding galactosylgalactosylxylosylprotein 3-beta-glucuronosyltransferase S-like, which produces MSRFSFTKVIAMTLVVAESLYLLMALKRLALLEDTYHTLTLHQNEQNQKTITLPPLYVITPTYRRNTQLADMTRLSQTLMHVPNLHWIVVEDAEKKSDVVRELLERSGLPFTHLCATAPEEYKRDKMMGRGVFNRREGLRWLRENGKEGVLYFADDDNSYDLRLFEQIRTTKKASVFPVGMILSLGISSPIIRDGKVVGFHDAFQAGRKFAVDMAGFAVNVRVLHASPQATIPIRVSYLEDGFLRQLRLELEDLEPLASGCTEVLVWHTKTYKPATPNLQHVEHAYLDTNLVELYRNVLR; this is translated from the exons ATGTCCCGCTTTTCGTTTACCAAGGTTATAGCAATGACGCTGGTGGTGGCGGAATCTTTGTACCTCCTGATGGCGCTGAAGAGGTTGGCCCTGCTCGAGGACACCTACCACACGCTCACCCTCCATCAGAACGAACAAAACCAGAAAACAATAA CCTTGCCGCCTCTGTATGTCATCACGCCCACCTACCGCCGCAACACCCAGCTGGCTGATATGACCCGCCTCTCACAGACCCTCATGCACGTCCCCAACCTCCACTGGATAGTGGTGGAGGACGCCGAG AAGAAGAGCGACGTAGTGAGAGAGCTGCTGGAGAGGTCTGggctccccttcacccacctgtGTGCCACCGCGCCCGAGGAGTACAAAAGAGACAAAATGATGGGCAGGGGCGTCTTTAACAG GCGTGAGGGTCTGCGTTGGCTGAGGGAGAACGGAAAGGAAGGCGTCCTTTACTTCGCTGACGACGACAACTCCTACGACCTCCGTCTGTTTGAGCAG ATCCGGACGACGAAGAAGGCGTCGGTGTTCCCAGTAGGGATGATCCTCAGCCTGGGCATCAGCTCTCCTATCATCAGGGACGGCAAGGTGGTCGGCTTCCACGACGCCTTCCAG GCCGGGAGGAAGTTCGCAGTGGACATGGCGGGGTTCGCTGTGAACGTGAGAGTGCTACACGCCAGCCCACAGGCCACAATCCCGATCCGCGTCTCCTACCTCGAGGACGGCTTCCTACGGCAGCTCCGCCTCGAGCTGGAGGACCTGGAACCCCTTGCCTCCGGCTGTACCGAG GTGCTGGTGTGGCACACCAAGACCTACAAGCCGGCCACACCCAACCTGCAGCACGTGGAGCACGCCTACCTCGATACCAACCTTGTGGAGCTGTACCGCAACGTCCTCCGCTGA